A single region of the Fundulus heteroclitus isolate FHET01 unplaced genomic scaffold, MU-UCD_Fhet_4.1 scaffold_63, whole genome shotgun sequence genome encodes:
- the LOC118561449 gene encoding E3 ubiquitin-protein ligase TRIM21-like has protein sequence MSSGSNLRSEDQFLCSICLDVFTDPVSTPCGHNFCKACITHYWEENERCQCPVCKKVFKMRPEVEVNTFIREMVAQFRHEAQQEASSSSSAAKPGEVPCDVCTGTKLKALKSCLVCLLSYCQTHLEPHLTTPGLKKHQLMEPVENLEDRMCLQHDKPLELFCRTDQTCVCSLCPVLDHKNHEFVPLREESEGKKAELKKTEAEVQKMIQSRRVKIQEIKESVKISKDAADREKAEGVQVFTALKEAAERGLEELIKEIQDKQKTAEKQAEDFIKDLEQEISELMKRSSEVKQLSQSEDHLHLLQSFSSLKAALPTKNWTEVRVHPPSYEGTVVRAAAQLLEKMKEKMKKLMEAELKRVQQYAVDVTLDPDTAHPDLILSDDGKQVKDGDVGKELPDNPERFSYCVNVLGQQSFFSGRFYFEVQVKGKTDWDLGVARESINRKGDITLSPQKGFWTVGLINGNEYEANAEPSVRLRLQPGPEKVGVFVDYEEGLVSFYDVDAAALIYSFTGCCFTEKLYPFFGPSLNDGGKNSAPLIICPVNQDDFNSDESEPEPESEPEPDTAP, from the coding sequence ATGTCTTCTGGCAGCAACCTGAGGTCTGAGGATCAGTTTCTGTGCTCCATCTGTCTGGATGTGTTCACTGATCCAGTCAGCACACCATGTGGACACAACTTCTGCAAAGCCTGCATCACTCACTACTGGGAGGAAAATGAAAGatgtcagtgtcctgtatgtaAGAAGGTGTTCAAGATGAGACCTGAGGTGGAAGTCAACACCTTCATCAGAGAGATGGTTGCTCAGTTCAGACATGAAGCTCAGCAggaagccagcagcagcagctcagctgcTAAACCAGGAGAAGTTCCCTGTGACGTCTGCACTGGAACCAAGCTGAAGGCCCTGAAGTCCTGCCTGGTGTGTCTGCTCTCCTACTGTCAGACTCACCTGGAGCCTCATCTGACCACTCCAGGTCTGAAGAAACATCAGCTGATGGAGCCTGTGGAGAACCTGGAGGACAGGATGTGTCTGCAGCACGATAAACCTCTGGAGCTGTTCTGTAGGACCGACCAGACATGTGTCTGCTCTCTCTGTCCTGTTCTAGACCACAAGAACCACGAGTTTGTTCCTCTGAGAGAAGAATCTGAaggaaagaaggcagagctgaagaaGACCGAGGCTGAAGTTCAGAAGATGATCCAGAGCAGACGAGTGAAGATCCAGGAGATCAAAGAGTCGGTGAAGATCAGTAAAGATGctgcagacagagagaaagcagaAGGTGTTCAGGTCTTCACTGCTCTGAAGGAGGCTGCTGAGAGAGGCCTGGAGGAGCTCATCAAGGAGAtccaagacaaacagaaaactgcagaGAAACAGGCTGAAGACTTCATCAAAGATCTGGAGCAGGAAATCTCTgagctgatgaagaggagctCTGAGGTGAAGCAGCTCTCACAGTCTGAagaccacctccacctcctccaaaGCTTCTCCTCCCTGAAAGCTGCTCTACCCACCAAGAACTGGACAGAGGTCAGAGTTCATCCTCCATCATATGAGGGGACTGTGGTGagagctgctgctcagctgctggagaagatgaaggagaagatGAAGAAGCTGATGGAGGCTGAGCTGAAGAGGGTCCAGCAGTATGCAGTGGATGTGACTCTGGATCCTGATACAGCTCATCCTGACCTCATCCTGTCTGATGATGGAAAACAGGTGAAAGATGGAGATGTAGGGAAGGAGCTTCCAGACAACCCAGAGAGATTTTCTTACTGTGTTAATGTTTTAGGACAGCAGAGTTTCTTTTCAGGCAGATTTTACTTTGAGGTTCAGGTTAAAGGAAAAACTGACTGGGATTTAGGAGTGGCCAGAGAGTCCATCAACAGGAAGGGAGACATCACTCTGAGTCCTCAGAAAGGTTTCTGGACTGTTGGGTTGATAAATGGAAATGAGTACGAAGCCAATGCTGAACCTTCAGTCCGTCTCCGTCTCCAGCCTGGTCCTGAGAAGGTGGGGGTGTTTGTGGATTATGAGGAGGGTCTGGTCTCCTTTTATGATGTAGATGCTGCTGCTCTGATCTACTCCTTTACCGGCTGCTGCTTCACTGAGAAGCTCTACCCGTTCTTTGGTCCCAGTCTAAATGATGGAGGTAAAAACTCTGCTCCTCTGATCATCTGTCCTGTTAATCAGGATGATTTTAACTCTGatgaatcagaaccagaaccagaatcagaaccagaaccagatacAGCTCCATGA